In Passer domesticus isolate bPasDom1 chromosome 1, bPasDom1.hap1, whole genome shotgun sequence, one DNA window encodes the following:
- the ZNF622 gene encoding cytoplasmic 60S subunit biogenesis factor ZNF622 yields the protein MATYTCITCRVAFKDGDIQRAHYKTDWHRYNLKRKVADMPPVTAENFQERVLAQRAVAEEQNKITATYCTVCSKRFSTFNAYENHLKSKKHLELEKKAVQAVSKKVKILNEKNLEKGLAPESVNKDEMNTAIQQAIRAQPSSSPKKTPLPPSHASSSPVSRESTSLSQSKERPEIPPRLQWFEQQARKLAKQQAEEEEDNEEDWEDMDSDEDIGSDEEMESVEEEEGEQEAEAESIPAVGAIPVTDCLFCSHHSRSLTKNVAHMTKIHSFFIPDIEYLVDLRGLIKYLGEKVGVGKICIWCNEKGKSFYSTEAVQAHMNDKSHCKLFTDGDAALEFADFYDFRSSYPDHEDGKDVEGLGKHSAEKELDYDDDTMELILPSGARVGHRSLMRYYKQRFGVTRDVAVAKNRKAVGRVLQQYRALGWTGQAGAISAQQRDMQYLQRMKSKWMLKTGMSNNATKQMHFRMQVRF from the exons ATGGCCACCTACACTTGCATCACTTGCCGTGTGGCTTTCAAGGATGGTGACATTCAGCGTGCCCATTACAAAACCGACTGGCACAGGTACAACCTGAAGCGTAAAGTGGCTGACATGCCTCCTGTTACTGCTGAGAATTTCCAAGAGAGAGTCCTGGCACAGAGAGCAGTAGCAGAGGAGCAGAACAAAATCACTGCCACTTACTGCACAGTGTGCAGCAAGAGGTTCTCCACCTTCAATGCCTATGAGAATCACCTGAAGTCCAAGAagcacctggagctggagaagaaaGCTGTCCAAGCTGTCAGCAAGAAGGTGAAAATATTAAATGAGAAGAATCTGGAAAAGGGGCTGGCCCCAGAGAGCGTAAATAAAGATGAAATGAACACAGCTATTCAGCAAGCCATCAGAGCCCAGCCATCTTCATCTCCAAAGAAGACACCTCTACCTCCTAGTCATGCGAGTAGCTCTCCAGTTTCCAGGGAAAGCACCAGCTTGTCCCAGAGCAAAGAACGACCAGAAATACCTCCACGGCTGCAGTGGTTTGAACAGCAAGCAAGGAAGCTGGCCAAGCAACaggcagaggaagaagaggataATGAGGAAG ATTGGGAAGATATGGATTCTGATGAAGACATTGGCTCTGATGAAGAGATGGAAAGtgtggaagaagaagaaggggaACAGGAGGCAGAGGCTGAAAGCATTCCTGCTGTTGGGGCCATACCAGTCACAGACTGCTTGTTCTGTTCCCATCACTCAAGATCTCTCACAAAAAATGTGGCGCATATGACAAAAATCCACAGCTTCTTCATTCCAGACATAGAGTACCTTGTGGATCTCAGAGGACTAATCAAGTATCTTG GAGAGAAAGTCGGCGTTGGGAAAATCTGCATCTGGTGCAATGAAAAGGGGAAATCCTTCTACTCTACGGAAGCGGTCCAGGCTCATATGAATGATAAAAGCCATTGCAAACTCTTCACAGATGGAGATGCTGCCCTGGAATTTGCAGATTTCTACGATTTTAG GAGCAGTTATCCTGATCACGAGGATGGGAAAGATGTGGAGGGTCTTGGAAAGCACTCAGCAGAGAAAGAGTTGGATTATGATGATGACACCATGGAGCTGATCCTTCCATCAG GTGCCAGAGTGGGTCACCGTTCCTTGATGAGGTACTACAAGCAGCGTTTTGGTGTGACAAGAGACGTGGCTGTTGCAAAGAACAGGAAAGCCGTGggtcgggtgctgcagcagtaccgggccttgggctggacagggcaggcag gggcCATCTCTGCTCAGCAGCGTGACATGCAGTACCTGCAGAGGATGAAGTCAAAATGGATGCTCAAGACAGGAATGAGTAACAATGCTACAAAGCAGATGCATTTCCGGATGCAAGTCAGATTCTGA